GCTTAATCCGTGTCACCACCCCATCTTCGTAGTTGGCGATATTGTCCTTCATCACCGGAGTGCCATAGGTACAACGCACTCCCAGCAACGCGGTCAAATCTTTAATCGAAATTGGGACACCAAAGAAAGGTGGGAGTTCAGCCGTTCTACCTGCTTGAGCTAAAGTCTCGGTTTTGGCTTTGGCATCTGCGATCGTCTGCTCTGCCATAACCGTAAAATAACTGCCAAGCTGAGCATCCAACCGCTGAATCCGCTCTAGGTAAAGCTCCGCCAACTCCAGCGGCGACACGGTTTTGGCACGAATCAGTTGGGCTTGCTCAACAGCAGAGGTAAAGGCTAACTCAGTTCGATCCATAGTTTACTTCCAGCGATCGCGATACTTTACCAAAATAGATGATTCAGAAATCGGCGGAACAGCTTCACCCCTTGAGGCTCCTGGTAATCTTGGGGCAAGAGTTGCAGCAAGGCCGTTTGTAAGGTGTCTATGGCAGCTTGAGCTTCGTGAGGCTTGGGACGGTGGGAGGGCGGAAACTGTAGTGGTTCGCCAAACCTGACGGTCAAAGTTTTACGAAAATAGAGGTCTTTGGTGCCGATTAACGCGACTGGCACAATGGGAACTCCTGCCCGCAACGCATAAATCACGGTCCCCCGTTTCAAGGGTAGACGCAATTGTCCTTCTAGCGTGCCCAATCCACCCTCCGGAAATAGAATGATGCCATCCCCATGAACAAAAATGGCTTGTACTGCCCGATCAATTTGCCGCAAAGCCGCGATCGCATTTCCCGCCGGAACATCCTGCTCCAAAGCTGCCGCTAGCTCCGCTAAATCTGGGCGATCGCTCTTAGCCGCCGCAATCACCGCAATTTCCTCTCGCCACCGCCGCTCAACCGGAATCACTCCTCGCGCTTGCTGTAATACCTGCCGCTTCCACCCCTTGTTATACAGCGTCCGGGCATCCGCCAAGATGTGATAGTACGGCTCACCCGGAACCTCCGAGAGCAGCAAGAATGGGTCAATGTGATTGAGATGGTTAGCTGCAAGCAACGCTGGCCCTTGGGGAATGCGCTCTGGATACTCCACCCGCACCTGAAACAAACCGTGAATCAGCGATCGCAACACGGTTCGCCGAAACTCACCCGATACAGGTCGCTCAAACTGGCCCTTGGCGATCGCCTCTGTCTCATCTAGCGCTGATTGGATACTGGCTCGAACGGCGCGATCGCGAGCTGCTGCTAGTCCCTCTTCCACCCGCCGCACCACAGACGGAGTTAACTCAGGTAGCCCTTGAATTGCTGTTGGCTCATCTGGTTGAGATCTACTCACTACATCAAAAATTGGCTGCTCAGAAGGGGGACTGCTCATGTTCCCAATCTTGCCTGAGACTGTCTAGCCAGTATAGGGCGAAAATTTTAGCCTTACCGAATTACTCCACAATGCTTTAATTTCGTCACTGTTAAACTGTTACCACAAACTCCTGATCAGCAAAAGTTGGGCTATTCTGCCGTGTTATTCATTCCGACTTTGGATTGACCTCAAATTCCGATTTAGAGCGATAAAAACAGACATCAAACTCTAGAAAAAAGTGGCGTTGCTGATTTGGTAATGGTATAGCTATCCCAAAAGCAGGCTCCTTCGTGGACAAATCATTACTTTTCAGCAACGCCAAAAAAGTTAGTCTGCCCTAGAATCAGAGGTACGTTTGCTCTTCTGACCCAAGCAAATGCTAGTTGAACTGGAGGAAACTCACCTATCTCAGCAATTGTAAAGAACGGTATTGCTGGTTGGTCGCTCAAGTTGCCTGACAATTGAATGATTGCTCTGCTGTCATCCCAAGTTGCTCCTAGCTCAACACCGATTTCATAAGGTAAGACATTTACAGTTGCACCAGTATCAACTAGGCCAAGCCCTTCTACAGCTCGGTTTTCTCGACAAAGCCGAAGAGGAATGCGTGGCAACCTATCAAATTCATTTTGGGAAGAGTCTGTGGTTGAGTATTTGAATCGCATACACTCGTATAGCTAGTCGGTCTGGCTCAAACCTTGCATGAGTACTTCACCTGCCCCGAAGGAACTGTAAGGCGTAGGCAGGTCATAAGTCCTAAACGGCTCCAGAGGCGCAATATCGTTGTTAGGACTAGTATCTAGCTCCTCCGCTAGGATACGAATAAGCCTGAGTTTGTCCGAGGCAGAAAGGGTCCGAACGATGGGAAGTAAATCGCTAAGCGTCATGTTCTGCACCTTTCTTTAACTAAACTCTCTTAAAGCTTACTGATTCAGCGAGGCGATCGCATTGAAAAGCCTATCGCGGTTATGGCGTCTATTAACTTTTGTGGAAGGTTGTTTGTGCTTGGTAGACCACTTAGCTAAGGGATACTGCTGCTGAAGCCCCAGATAACCCACTCATATACGACCTCCTCTGGGTTTGGGTCATCTGGCAGATAGCCAACATAACTGCTAATAACCAAACCGAAAGAACCATCCTGAGCCACTGCACCTAATTGTTCTTGGCTGTACTTGAATAAGATATTAAGATTCTGGCGGAACCAGCCAAACGGCACTTGATACAAGGGATTGCCGTTGAATGGACAAAAGTAAGCATTGTCTAGATCATGCTCTGTCCCTAAGCACTGCACAGACTCTAAAAGATCTTGCGAGCGACTGAATCTGCGATAGACATAGCCTAAGAGCTTTGTGCATTCCAACTCTAGACCAAGTGGATGAACCAGAAATAACCGTGTGATAGCATCTGCCTCCAACGTTGACATGAGCGGGCGCTGCTTCAAGTAGTGGTTCAGTGCAGGGGGCAGCGCATTTATGTAGCTCCGGCTGACATTTCGTTGACTGTTCGCGGTGAGCTTGTCGCGTAGTATTCGCTGCCGTTTTCCGTTCTCCATTTAATCTCTCACCTCACGAATGACGCGGCAAGGATTTCCCGCAGCCAGCACTCCCTCTGGAACGCTCTTCGTCACTACACTACCTGCCCCAATGACTGAACCCGCACCAATCTGAACACCGGGAAGGATCAAGGCACCACCCCCCACCCAGACATCTGACCCGATTTCTATGGGCTTAGCCAGTTCTAGACCTGTACGGCGATCGCTTGCACTGAGGGGATGAGTCGCTGTGTAGATTTGCACCGCAGGCCCAAACATGACGTTGCTACCAATCAGAACTTCGGCAACGTCTAAAACGACGCAGTTGAAATTAAAGAAAACTTTGCTGCCAAGCGTGATGTTGCTGCCATAGTCGCAGAAGAATGGTGGCTCAATCCAAACCTCTTCCCCTGTGGTTTTGAACAGCTCTTGGATGATGCGGCGACGCTCTTCTGGTTCGTCATCG
This region of Trichocoleus desertorum NBK24 genomic DNA includes:
- a CDS encoding 1-acyl-sn-glycerol-3-phosphate acyltransferase: MSSPPSEQPIFDVVSRSQPDEPTAIQGLPELTPSVVRRVEEGLAAARDRAVRASIQSALDETEAIAKGQFERPVSGEFRRTVLRSLIHGLFQVRVEYPERIPQGPALLAANHLNHIDPFLLLSEVPGEPYYHILADARTLYNKGWKRQVLQQARGVIPVERRWREEIAVIAAAKSDRPDLAELAAALEQDVPAGNAIAALRQIDRAVQAIFVHGDGIILFPEGGLGTLEGQLRLPLKRGTVIYALRAGVPIVPVALIGTKDLYFRKTLTVRFGEPLQFPPSHRPKPHEAQAAIDTLQTALLQLLPQDYQEPQGVKLFRRFLNHLFW
- a CDS encoding sugar O-acetyltransferase gives rise to the protein MKSEKEKMLGGELYDPLDPQLCDERRRARLLIKTLNDSRDDEPEERRRIIQELFKTTGEEVWIEPPFFCDYGSNITLGSKVFFNFNCVVLDVAEVLIGSNVMFGPAVQIYTATHPLSASDRRTGLELAKPIEIGSDVWVGGGALILPGVQIGAGSVIGAGSVVTKSVPEGVLAAGNPCRVIREVRD